The Pecten maximus chromosome 11, xPecMax1.1, whole genome shotgun sequence genome has a segment encoding these proteins:
- the LOC117337760 gene encoding neurochondrin-like, with protein MEEPSSEACLKVLKDAKSDNERFAALLLIAKLTKAKTLSSQERDELLSAIGLKFIIRLLKSKTAPEGCAVSLYQSIALSILSGLCTEPHQIANIGLKKNIETLNGIVLTNTGEDELETAMVADCYDILQNLAATADGCDQLLANWTQVTLCRVILDNLNGADRAEGVLRCMLSVAGPRVWLTHRQTKLLHSMMVHLVRSFNKFQDDNKFEMCGFLQQMLQSIPDEMVEECKKSTWQPVLVKTMRDIFTSRLGEEQRNPTLCLVAVMIDRLGVTIVLPPLTPDCQLLLVITHLSCIEIRMILENFPFEQVVERADVLCSCYLLMENIIYYMTMSPSLKLDEKQVTQLHHAMVGSVNAILGFLREVSERENSHTYPEPVVIATVRVLGVWMSEETSALKEHTYALLPFLLKVCKQQVQSRNMTKVDDDKIKKCLKTSTGPSKQHEQDPVNHSEKPSLKEDTAGPEGSSSMVNSGSEVKQSSSPAEDTISVSMGQCNIKCDYNSDNSRPSEEKRVSDEGDKVLNTTYHKETNNNVTDKPKPKSVSFNTEVCGDCGTDGSGYGIKSDTEGDHSCKDIDLLRFLLPAFCHLMAEDESRQILLTNNTQTLLVDYFKQCLSTVLEGDDLKEAKGSLLVVCGALMNLVVLEKDLINEDKDMHILCQAVVEAVPLLFNQEDYLIAWCNLVTLGMFLLLRQYKTSKVLSDQKSKFFTVVMSFVKGPFTSKTHKQVDVVEISDIYTPVWEDVSELWHLTLQAICECIPLFPVLSHTLLSTGVLPHWKKLLNKISGKGVPDSVQHSILNLITVAVKTSPKVREVAKTTGYLDISQTYKQTELQSLLT; from the exons ATGGAGGAACCAAGCAGTGAAGCATGTTTGAAGGTGTTAAAAGACGCTAAATCTGACAATGAAAGATTTGCTGCTTTATTACTG attgcAAAACTGACTAAAGCAAAAACTCTCTCAAGTCAAGAAAGGGATGAGTTGTTGTCAGCAATTGGTTTGAAGTTCATTATCAGGCTTCTGAAGTCTA AGACTGCCCCAGAGGGATGTGCCGTTAGTCTGTATCAGTCGATTGCTCTCAGTATTTTGTCTGGTCTGTGTACTGAACCTCACCAG ATTGCTAACATAGGActgaagaaaaatattgaaacctTAAATGGGATAGTGTTGACGAACACAGG TGAGGATGAGTTGGAGACAGCTATGGTCGCTGATTGTTATGACATACTACAAAACCTGGCTGCCACAGCAGATGGATGTGATCAGCTGTTGGCTAACTGGACACAAGTTACACTGTGCCGGGTCATCCTGGACAACCTGAATG GAGCGGATAGAGCAGAGGGTGTGTTGAGGTGTATGTTGTCTGTGGCGGGACCCAGGGTGTGgctgacacacagacagactaaGCTTCTTCACAGCATGATGGTGCATCTTGTACGATCATTCAACAAGTTTCAG GATGACAACAAATTTGAAATGTGTGGCTTCCTACAACAAATGCTTCAGAGTATTCCAGATGAAATG GTTGAAGAATGTAAGAAAAGTACCTGGCAGCCTGTCTTAGTGAAAACGATGAGGGACATTTTTACCAGTAGACTAG GTGAGGAGCAGCGGAATCCCACTCTGTGTCTGGTCGCTGTGATGATTGACCGCCTGGGAGTGACCATAGTCCTTCCTCCACTGACCCCTGACTGCCAACTTCTCCTGGTCATTACTCACCTGAGCTGTATAGAAATCAGGATGATTTTAGAAAATTTCCCATTTGAGCAG GTTGTGGAGAGGGCTGATGTGTTGTGTAGCTGTTACCTGTTGATGGAGAATATCATTTACTACATGACCATGTCCCCATCACTGAAGCTGGATGAAAAACAGGTTACACAACTCCACCATGCCATGGTTGGCTCTGTCAATGCTATCTTGGGTTTTCTCCGGGAAGTCTCAGAGAGGGAAAACTCACAT ACATACCCTGAGCCAGTAGTGATTGCCACTGTCCGAGTGCTTGGTGTCTGGATGTCTGAGGAGACCTCCGCCCTAAAGGAGCACACATATGCCTTGCTGCCTTTTCTACTCAAAGTCTG TAAACAACAGGTGCAATCAAGAAATATGACAAAAGTCGATGATGATAAAATCAAGAAATGTCTCAAAACATCAACAGGGCCATCTAAACAACATGAGCAAGATCCTGTAAACCATTCAGAGAAACCTTCCCTAAAGGAAGACACTGCTGGTCCAGAGGGTTCATCTTCAATGGTCAACTctgggtcagaggtcaaacaaaGCAGTAGTCCTGCTGAAGATACTATTTCTGTTTCTATGGGACAATGCAACATTAAATGTGATTATAATTCAGACAATTCCAGACCATCTGAGGAAAAACGTGTGTCAGACGAGGGAGATAAAGTGCTAAATACTACatatcacaaggaaacaaacAACAATGTGACAGACAAACCTAAACCTAAATCAGTGTCATTTAACACAGAAGTCTGTGGAGATTGTGGAACTGATGGTAGTGGGTATGGGATCAAATCTGACACTGAAGGTGACCACAGCTGTAAGGATATCGATTTACTTCGATTTCTGTTACCAGCATTCTGTCACTTGATGGCAGAGGACGAGTCACGCCAGATATTGCttacaaacaatacacaaactCTACTAGTCGATTACTTTAAGCAGTGTCTCAGCACAGTCTTGGAGGGAGATGATCTCAAAGAGGCAAAG GGAAGTTTGCTGGTGGTTTGTGGAGCCCTGATGAACCTGGTGGTGTTGGAGAAAGATCTGATCAATGAGGATAAGGACATGCACATCCTATGTCAGGCTGTGGTGGAGGCTGTACCACTCCTCT TTAACCAAGAAGACTATCTGATTGCTTGGTGTAACCTTGTTACATTGGGAATGTTCCTGTTACTTCGACAATACAAAACCTCCAAAG TACTTTCTGACCAGAAATCGAAGTTCTTCACCGTGGTGATGTCATTTGTGAAGGGTCCGTTCACCAGTAAGACCCACAAACAGGTGGATGTGGTCGAGATCAGCGACATCTACACACCCGTATGGGAGGATGTTTCTGAACTGTGGCATCTTACTCTTCAGG CCATTTGTGAGTGTATCCCTCTGTTTCCTGTGCTTTCTCACACACTGCTGTCCACTGGAGTTTTACCTCACTGGAAAAAACTCTTAAATAAGATCTCGG GTAAGGGTGTCCCAGACAGCGTTCAGCACAGCATACTAAACCTGATCACAGTTGCAGTCAAAACCAGCCCCAAAGTACGAGAAGTTGCCAAGACAACAGGCTACCttgacatatcaca AACTTACAAGCAGACAGAACTACAAAGCTTACTGACTTAA